The Flavobacterium faecale genomic sequence TAGTATAAATAATGAATTATGACCAATTATTCTAATTATATGCTCAGATCAAATGCGCTTACAGAATTAAAATTATATTACATAAAACAAAAAAACTTGCAAAAATGTTCCTGCAAGATTTAATTAATTAATTATGTGAGTCCAACACTATATCTTTTTTTTCAGAACTAGACAGACTAATTGAATACTTTGAGATTGCTTTATTTATTCCAAAAAGAATTAGGTTTCCTGTTACCAAGCGAAGCACATTGCAAATTTATCGAACAGACTACTCTTGGTGAATTGACAAAAAGCATGTTAACTAAGTAATTACAGCTATTGATTCCTATATTATATTTATATGATTCTTTTTGGGAAACTCTTTTGTTAAATTTTCGATCGGTCTAACTTTGATATTTTTCGATAAATTATGATATATCTAGCTTAACAGAGCATTTTTTTGTAGTCTAGCTCAAAAATGATTTAAAGATAAAAAATTCAAAACTCTTTTTTGTAGTAAGTTTTTAAACGTATAGGACATTATTGATAATTTATCTTTTAATTAAATTTTACAACATTATTCTAACTAAGTAATAAGAATAAAATAATGTCGTATTTTATTGTTAATACATAAAAAAATTACTATATTTATCTCATTATGAGATATGTAACACTAAAAGAAGAAGAGGTTTTGGTACTAGAGCACCTTTACCAAAATAGCCCTAATAATACCGTTAGAAAACGTAGTCAATGCCTTGTTTTATCACATCAAAGACACAAGATTAATGACTTGGCTTCTATTTTTAAAGTCAGTCGCAGAACGATTGAACGTTGGTTTGATAGTTGGGCTAGTATTGGGGTTGATTCTCTTGCTATATTAGAAGGAAGAGGAGCAAAAACTCTTTTAAAAGACTATACGGAAGAAGTTTCCAAGCAATTAGAACTTCACAATAGAAATTTAAAAAATGTATTAATTTACTTTGAGGAGCAACACAATATTGTCATCTGCAAAAAGACTTTGCAGAATTTTTTAAAAGTTACTGGGCTATAAGTGGAAAAGAGCTAGGCTCTCTTTGAAAGGCAAACGCAACGAAGAACAATTTAGATTTAAACAAGAGCAGATAGAAACATTAAAGAGTTTGGAAGATAGCGGTTATATTGATTTATATTTTGGAGACCAAAGTCATTTTGGACTCTCTCCTAATGTGCCTTATGCTTGGCAAACAAAGGATAATCCAATTTTGTTACCCGCTGCTAAAGGTAAATATCAGAATGTAGTTGGATTAATGACCCGTAAAAATAAACTCTATTTCGAAACACTTGAAACAACCTTTAATTCAGATAGAATCATCAGTTTTATGAATCGATTTGTGGAGCAAACCATTAAAAAAACCATTGTAATTCTTGACAATTCTCCCATACACAAATCAAAGAAGTTTATGGCTAAAATAGAAAAATGGAAAGAAAAAGATGTTTTAATTTACTTTTTGCCACCTTATTCTCCAGAGTTAAACCTGATTGAAATTCTATGGCGGAGAATAAAATATCAATGGTTAGATTTTGATGCTTATAAATCATTCGAAAACCTCAAAGAAAAATTAAATTTTGTCCTTACTAATTTTGGAACAAAATACGACATTAAATTTTAACCATTACTTATACAGTGAGCACAGGCCAAATAATAACTTATAAAATAAAAAACACTTACAAAAATATTTTTGCAAGTGTTTAAGTGACAATTATATATGTCACCAATTATCTACAATAAGATATTATTATAGCACTAAGATTACTATTTAGTTTATATATTTAATTAATCAGTGATAACAAGTTGAATTTTGAAACATACTTAATTAATTTTAAAAATAACCCTTCTAACTAATTGTCTGGCAACTTCTGACTCTTTAGGCACTGAATCATCTTCTCCCTTTGCAATAATAGTTAACCTACTAGCATCAATACCTGATTTTATAATAATGTCAGCTACATTGTTAGCTCTAATTTGTGATAATTTTTTGTTATAACTAGTGTCTCCCAATTCATCAGCATATCCAATTACATCTAATTTTGATTCAGGATTTTCCTTAAGGTATTTGAGTAAAAAGTTAATAACAGATATTGAACCTGTAGATACTGTACTTTTGTCAAAGTCAAAGAATACATTTACATATTGCGAATTTATCATATTACGTGCTTGTACATTGGTAACATTTTCATTCCCAGAAACTGCATTATTAATAATCTTTGAATTATCTACTTTAACATCTTTTGACTGCTCTAATTTAGCAGCAGTTACATTTTTACTTACATCCCTAAGTTTTGATTCCAGAATGTCTAATCTTGCCAACAAATCGTCCGTTTTTTCACTTTTACTCTCATTAAACCAATCAGCATGAATGTCTTTTTTACCCAAGTAGAAGGTTATGCCAGCTCCTGCAGAATAAATTATACCAGTTGCATTATTACTAAGATCTGCATTAGTTTTCCCGTCAAAGTTTAGCTGCTGTGAAAAATTCTTATTAATAGTATAATCTATATTAAGAGCTAAATGATCGGAAACTTTTACTAAAATCGTAGCTCCAGTAACTATACTATACATATTATCTACCGAAAAATCCTTTGCTTTATAAAAACTACTTGAAGACTGAACTACTTGACTTTGCAAAAAAGACAGTCCAGGGCCAAAATGTAATTGTAATCCAAAAGTATGTGTAAATTCTTCCCAGTTTAGCACTTGATGTACATTTATAACCGCTTGCAAATTTGAACTATACAAATTGTTACTGAATGGCATACTTTTACCAGTATTAGAAATATGGTCATAACCTAGTCCTAACATTAAGCCAAATTTTGTATTAAACATCTTTCGCAAGTTGATATCAAAATGATTGACCATTGGACTAGTAATATAATTTGATTTAGCAGAATAGTATCCTACTGTAAAAGGACCAGCAGGCATATTATAACCACTATTTGCACTTAATGACCATGTATTGAAACTTTTGCTATTTAAATCTGAATTTATTGATTTCTCATTAAATTTCCTATCCTTATGTAAAATAATATCCTTAGAAAATTCTTCTTGAGAAAATCCGTTTATAATGGTCATTGTTATTAGAAAAAGGGTAATAATATTTTTCATGTTCTTCAACTATAAGTTAAAATTCTTAGCTTGAATTATTTTTTTAAAATAGAAAGCAATACTCTCTGGTAGTGTCTTCTTGTACTAAAAAATACAAGAACATTTATTAATATATTTCTACTTCTCGGTTTTTTCTAATCAATACAATCGCTATAATTATACCTGTAATCAATAAAGGAAATTCTATACCATCAATGGGTAAAGGTACCGGATCCTCTGCCGGGTCTCCAGATCCACCACCAAATCCTGGGTCAGGACCTGGATCCCAACCTTGAGAAAAACATAGAGTAGAAAACAAAATAGAATACATTAAAATGAGTTTTTTTAAATTCATAACTAAATATTTATTTAATAATTATTTTTGTAGTAGATCGATCACTATTTTTTAAATTGTATATTTCAATAAAATATAGTCCAGCACCTAATTTACCATCAAGTTTTATTGATCCAACACCATTATCTATTAAAAAATCACCGTTACAAACTAACTGTCCTACAGTATTATATATCTTATATAAATAACTATCTGATGATTTTCCTTCTTCAAGATTTACCATAATAGCATCCTGACTATTGGCAGGATTTGGATATACACTGAAATTTGTAGTAACTACGTCTGCAGTTTTTAAAGATGACTCCTGCTGAAATACAACTTCAAAACGATTTCCAACACTTTTCGCATCAGTAGTAACTTGAAAAATATATTCAAAAATTGATCCATCTAAGGGTAATTCAGTTTTTGAACCGTTAAATAAATCTTTCAAATAGGCCTTCCCAGAGTAAGTGAAATTAGTACCATATAACTTCAACTTGTAATTAATTCCTACTAGAGCATCTGTTATACGGACTGTTAAAAAATCATTATCTACTATTGAAGCTCTGTGTTCAATTGACAATGAAAAATTATTTGTAAATAAGGCTAAGTTTTCACCTATATTACTAATTTTTCTACCATCATTAATATCTAAACCATTATTACCACCATCATAAAAAGCAGCTACACAACCATCCCTATTGGAATAAATATCATCAACTTGTTTTTCTAAAATTACTCTAAATAAAGCTGGTGATGCATTAATTTTAGTCGAACTAAACTTATTTAAGGTCGTATTAGCTACGGCACTACTTTTATGTGATTCTTTAATTGTTAATGAGGTTGTTGTAGAAGATGCCCTAACAAAAAAAGCTTGTCCTGATTGTAAAATTGTGCTTCCATTAAACACCGTACCCGCGTTACTATAACCTACGATAGGATCCCACGCAACATAGCTTCCTAATCCAATTGTTGGATCGATTACCCAAATCTTATTAACACCATTATTTTCAGGTTCATCTAAAACGGATTTAAAATCAATCGGACTAGCGTAAGGATTACCTATTAAATAAAATTTGTTGGAACCAATATTATTATAAGATACATCACCAATATTGAGTGTACCAGAAGCACTAAGTAAAGCTTGTGTGCTTCCAGTATTTGCAACACCTTCTAAATTACTTGATAATAAAAAGGAATTTGAAGCAAATAATAAAAACCCTTGGTTTATAGAAGCTGTAAATAAAGGTTGGGACAAAGTATTTGTTACATAAGACCAAGTACCTAGAGTATTATCAAATTTTCGTAAATTGTAACTTGAATTATTAATATAAGTTAAACCATTTCCAACAGAACTTA encodes the following:
- a CDS encoding IS630 family transposase; the encoded protein is MKGKRNEEQFRFKQEQIETLKSLEDSGYIDLYFGDQSHFGLSPNVPYAWQTKDNPILLPAAKGKYQNVVGLMTRKNKLYFETLETTFNSDRIISFMNRFVEQTIKKTIVILDNSPIHKSKKFMAKIEKWKEKDVLIYFLPPYSPELNLIEILWRRIKYQWLDFDAYKSFENLKEKLNFVLTNFGTKYDIKF
- a CDS encoding OmpA family protein, with amino-acid sequence MKNIITLFLITMTIINGFSQEEFSKDIILHKDRKFNEKSINSDLNSKSFNTWSLSANSGYNMPAGPFTVGYYSAKSNYITSPMVNHFDINLRKMFNTKFGLMLGLGYDHISNTGKSMPFSNNLYSSNLQAVINVHQVLNWEEFTHTFGLQLHFGPGLSFLQSQVVQSSSSFYKAKDFSVDNMYSIVTGATILVKVSDHLALNIDYTINKNFSQQLNFDGKTNADLSNNATGIIYSAGAGITFYLGKKDIHADWFNESKSEKTDDLLARLDILESKLRDVSKNVTAAKLEQSKDVKVDNSKIINNAVSGNENVTNVQARNMINSQYVNVFFDFDKSTVSTGSISVINFLLKYLKENPESKLDVIGYADELGDTSYNKKLSQIRANNVADIIIKSGIDASRLTIIAKGEDDSVPKESEVARQLVRRVIFKIN
- a CDS encoding helix-turn-helix domain-containing protein, which encodes MRYVTLKEEEVLVLEHLYQNSPNNTVRKRSQCLVLSHQRHKINDLASIFKVSRRTIERWFDSWASIGVDSLAILEGRGAKTLLKDYTEEVSKQLELHNRNLKNVLIYFEEQHNIVICKKTLQNFLKVTGL